The Zalophus californianus isolate mZalCal1 chromosome X, mZalCal1.pri.v2, whole genome shotgun sequence genome window below encodes:
- the KCNE5 gene encoding potassium voltage-gated channel subfamily E regulatory beta subunit 5, with amino-acid sequence MNCSESQRLRTLLSRLLLELHHRGNASGLGAGPGPSMGMGVVPDPFVGREATSAKGDDAYLYILLIMIFYACLAGGLILAYTRSRKLVEAKDEPAQACAAHEWAAADAETAAGSPAQGRRQLAPGAPPAPAEGTEGV; translated from the coding sequence ATGAACTGCAGCGAGAGCCAGCGGCTGCGCACCCTCCTCAGCCGCCTGCTGCTCGAGCTGCACCACCGGGGCAACGCCAGCGGCCTGGGCGCCGGCCCCGGCCCGAGCATGGGCATGGGGGTCGTGCCCGACCCGTTCGTGGGCCGCGAGGCGACCAGCGCCAAGGGCGACGACGCCTATCTCTACATCCTGCTCATCATGATCTTCTACGCCTGCCTGGCCGGAGGCCTCATCCTGGCCTACACCCGCTCCCGCAAGCTCGTCGAGGCCAAGGACGAGCCGGCCCAGGCCTGCGCGGCGCACGAGTGGGCCGCCGCCGACGCCGAGACTGCCGCCGGCTCGCCGGCGCAGGGCCGCCGCCAGCTCGCCCCCGGGGCGCCGCCCGCCCCGGCCGAGGGCACCGAGGGGGTCTAG